The nucleotide window CAAGTTCTGTGGTCAAAGCTATTCAATTTCTACAGCCACTGGTACTTCCTTTGCATTATTTCTAGATTATATaactttattttatatataaattacaGGTGGCATAATGGGTGGGGTggataagagcattcacatcccttcCACCAAATATTTGTGAGTGtgttttttatattataaaaaaagtGGTTGTAAGTGGAGAAGAgtgaaaatgttactgttcatatgtatatttgaggggacactgttcacactctacaattttttaatatattttgaaagtggttatgagtgaaagagagagaaaaggtaatgataaaagtataaaaaatattatttaattgaaagggagagaaaatgtagtgatttttagtgtaattataacTATTGTTTCTACCTTATAATTTATAAGGTAGAAATGGTGGAAGGCATCCAGctccctaaaaatatacatacattccactaaaaaacaactcttatatcaatatattttcactaaaaacaaatattttttctctctccttttcaattaaataatatttttatacctttatcattacatttttctctctccttcactcacaaccactttcaatatatattaaaaaattatagtgggtgaacagtgtccccccaaatatatagatgaacagtaacattttctctccccttcactcacaaccactttttatactctttatattttaaaaaccccacaCACAGATTTTGATTCCCAGGATGTGAATGCTCAACAGATCAAAACAAGTTTTGATACGGTTAAAACCTTTTGTCCAAAATTCTGAATCTATATATACAACTAGTCGTCAAATATGATTGCAAAAATTACATTATTCTATAACACTCTAATTTTGTGGATAAAAAGgatgagtaaagtacacggatggtccctgtggtttacctaaattttggatttggtccttaGTTTTCTAAAAGTACACGGGtggtccctgtagtttgcactttgtaacacatttagtccccaactttttccaaaagtacatggatggaccctgtggtttgcactttgtaattcATTTAGTCGCTAACGTGAACCTGCTGAAatctttagatttgttggctgaGGACTAAATGCGtcacaaagtgcaaaccatagggaccatccgtgtactttttgaaagctagggaccaaatccaaaattttggcaaaccacaaggaccattcGTGTACTTTGCTCTAAAAAGTGTTTAGAAGGTTTTATGCAATAAAAATAACTCTTTGAGCAACTGTTGACCCACTTCTTTTAAGGCAATTTTTTACTTTTACCCCATTGGTCCGTTTAAGCTAGGACATAACCTGAATCACCCATTGCCACCTCTAGTAGATAATCTAATCTAACTGTCAAGTTTTAACCCACAcatttctgttttattttattattgaAGGCAATTTGGGCAGGCACCTCAGCAACCGTCATCCGGGGTATGATAAGTCCGATGATTCTGTCTCCACCCCAGTCTCGCAACCCATTGTAGTAAAAAAGCCTCAAACCCAAGCCAAAGCGTCCCGTGTTGACTTTGACCATCTAAACTGGCTGCTCACAAAATGGCTCATTTTAGCATCTTTATCTCCTTCAACATTTGAAGAAAAATGGCTATCAAATTCCTTCAAGTTCCTTAACCCAAACGTCCACATTTGGTCTAGCGAAAAGTTCCAAGCGGTGCTAAACGAAGTTTTTAAAAGCATGCGGGAAGACATACGGTGCATGTTAGCAAACGTTACTTCAAAAGTCTCTATTACCCTCGAGTTTTGGACATCATACCAACAAATCTTTTACATGAGTGTTAGTTGTCAATGGATCGATGAACAATGGTCGTTTCACAGATTACTACTCGATATTTCTCGCGTTCCTTCACCGTACGGCAGTTCAGAAATTTATCACACGTTAACCAAAGTTTTGAAACTTTATACTCTAGAGAGTCGTATTCTTTCATGTACTCATGATAACAGTACAAATGCGTTTCATGCTTACCATACTCTTAAAGAGGATCTTGCTAGCCAAAAACCGAACCCTTTTTGCTACGTTCCATGTGCTGCCCATGCATTGAGTTCGGTTATAGATGACGGTTTGAGATCAACCAAATCGGTAATCGCAAAGATTAGGGAGTTTGCTTTGGAGATTAATTCATCGTCAGAGATGATAGAAGAATTTAATCAGTCGACAACAAATTATCAAGAAGGTAGCTGGAAATTTCCTCTTGATGTTTCGGCTAGATGGAGTGGCACTTATCAAATGCTTGACATTGTTCGTAAGGTATATACGCATATATTAATACTAATCTTCACCATATTGGTTAATTGCATAAAAAgtaaaagagtaaaatgtcattttcgtccctgaggtttggccagttttgcgactttcgtccaaaggtttgttttttcgcatctagatccaaaaggtttgaaatcttgccatagtcatccggctcgttaactccatccatttttctccgttaagttaggggtatttctgtcttttttgctaacttaaagggcaatttggtctttttcgcTCTATGTAAAAAGACCAAATATCCCTGAAAACGACCGAATTGCCCTTAAACAAAAAAGACGAAATACCTCtgatttaacggagaaaaatggatggagttaacaagccggatgaaaatggtaaGGTTTCAAACCCTTTGGACGAaattggccaaacctcagggacgaaaatggcattttactcaaagtAAACAGTTGGTTGTTTGACATGTAAATTTGACCAAGTTTGTTACCTTTTTATGAAATTGACCCTAATCTTTTGCAACTTGTTTTCGTTCTTGTAATTATTCATAACATGCAGGCAAGCAAAACTATGGAAGCGATTATCAGGAAGCATGACGAAACACTTGGTAGGTTGCTACTAAACTCAACAGAGAAGAACGCGATAAATCTGATACACACGTATCTTGAACCATTCTACAAAACCACAAATGACATATGCACAAacaaattaccaaccgtcggatTAGTTCTCTTCTTCATGGATCACATTTCCGAGACTATAGCCGCATGCAGAGAATCCCGTCACAGTCCAGACTGGCTTAAAAATGCCGCAATCGACATGGGTACAAAAGTCAGATGCTACAACGATCAAGTTTCTAACATTTTCACCTACATGACTGCAATCCTCGATCCCCGTATTAAAATCGAGTTGATTCCCGAAAGTCTAAACTTAGATAACTATCTTGAGGAAGCCAGGAGTCATTTTGTGCGAAATTACTCAACTACCCATTTCTCGTCAGTGGCTACATCTTACGGAAGTACCCAAGAGTTAGAAGATGGAGGGAACAATAATGTGTCGTTTGCTGAGGAAATCGCGCGTAAAAGACGAAGGGCAGCCATGGGGACGGCAACCGATGAGTTGACTCAGTATTTATCCGAACCCACGGCTCCCATACCGACCGATGTGTTAGAATGGTGGAAAGTAAATAGCACACGGTACCCACGATTGTCTGTAATGGCTCGGGATTTCTTGGCGGTTCAAGCCACGTCAATGGCACCGGAGGATTTGTTTTGTAGTAAAGGGGATGAAGTCGAAAGGGCGAAACAGTCGATTCCATATTCGAGTATTCAGTGTGTTCTTTGCATTAGATCATGGATCGAATCTGGGATGAAACTAAAATATAAATCGACCGAGATTGATTATGAGAGGTTGATGGAGTTAGCAGGTGTGGGAGAGGATGTAGCAGGGTGTTCTGAGAAGAAACATAAATAGGGTCAAATGGGTTGGTTTGCTTTTTAGTGTTAACTAGAAATAcaacccgccgcaatgcggcggagattctttagttataactaagtcgatttaggacgcgcacgttatgttgaacctatcaaacgggaaaaaaatagacgatgtaaaaacgtttacccacacacgcacgcatgttgcgtcatgttaactcgcaaaatttagaacgaaacgtgaaaacgttaaaccaaagacgcatgttgcgatgtgttaagtcacaaaatttagaacgaagcataaagcgaaaattttgcggaaaatgaaaactataaaggaccaaagttgaaagtaaaaaaagttgtgaggatagattaaaaagttttgtgttaaagtaaaaaaacaaatagttttgggttaaaagtgatttatgaaatacttttgggtgaaaagtaaaaaatcaatttaaaaaaaaaaacccaaagcTAAGGTTACAaaaaccatatgcataaccattttttctttgaaaaaccctcaaagccaagattacaacacataagtaaaaaaaaaaaaaaaaatacaaaatggttaaatcgcaaaagatggaaacttttgaattgaaaaatcaaattaatcaaagtggttaaattgtataagatggaaacttttgaattagaagtgaaaaatcaaattaatcaaaaggggttaaattaccaaaattgaaactttaaacttaaattgtcaaatattaaaactttagggttaaaaaggaaacaaatattaaaactttaaacttaaattgtcaaagattaaaactttagggttaaaaaggaaaatttcaatttttttttgaaaaacaccctaAACCAATGTTACAAGTCATATATGCATAAACATGTTGGTTCTTTATAATGTTTAAATTTTAATGTAAAATTAGGTTTAGTAATTTGTTGATGTACAGATTGTAGAGGATATTGACGTTATTTCTAACCCATTTTATTAGTCTTTGGAACACCAACTTTtatgtgtgtgtttttgatgCAACGAGTTTAAAAGGTAAAATCAAACATGTATTGGATAAATTAACCATTGCATTGTATGTATTGTATATcgagggctgtaaacgagccagGGTGGGGTCGAGCTCAAGTTTGAAATTAATCCAGGCGGTTAAACTTGGCTTGAGCTTTACGTCTGAGTTAAACGAGCCTAAGAACAGCCAGCGAGCCGAGCCAAGC belongs to Helianthus annuus cultivar XRQ/B chromosome 5, HanXRQr2.0-SUNRISE, whole genome shotgun sequence and includes:
- the LOC110941942 gene encoding uncharacterized protein LOC110941942 isoform X1, producing MQFGLQASVVGGKTGGLMDWSVNNSYKNLKVDMEPKSVMDVALIPIMEPIDGAPGTSDKADHTTKPRKKTMTSIYLKFFETTSDGKNRKCKFCGQSYSISTATGNLGRHLSNRHPGYDKSDDSVSTPVSQPIVVKKPQTQAKASRVDFDHLNWLLTKWLILASLSPSTFEEKWLSNSFKFLNPNVHIWSSEKFQAVLNEVFKSMREDIRCMLANVTSKVSITLEFWTSYQQIFYMSVSCQWIDEQWSFHRLLLDISRVPSPYGSSEIYHTLTKVLKLYTLESRILSCTHDNSTNAFHAYHTLKEDLASQKPNPFCYVPCAAHALSSVIDDGLRSTKSVIAKIREFALEINSSSEMIEEFNQSTTNYQEGSWKFPLDVSARWSGTYQMLDIVRKASKTMEAIIRKHDETLGRLLLNSTEKNAINLIHTYLEPFYKTTNDICTNKLPTVGLVLFFMDHISETIAACRESRHSPDWLKNAAIDMGTKVRCYNDQVSNIFTYMTAILDPRIKIELIPESLNLDNYLEEARSHFVRNYSTTHFSSVATSYGSTQELEDGGNNNVSFAEEIARKRRRAAMGTATDELTQYLSEPTAPIPTDVLEWWKVNSTRYPRLSVMARDFLAVQATSMAPEDLFCSKGDEVERAKQSIPYSSIQCVLCIRSWIESGMKLKYKSTEIDYERLMELAGVGEDVAGCSEKKHK
- the LOC110941942 gene encoding uncharacterized protein LOC110941942 isoform X2 produces the protein MQFGLQASVVGGKTGGLMDWSVNNSYKNLKDMEPKSVMDVALIPIMEPIDGAPGTSDKADHTTKPRKKTMTSIYLKFFETTSDGKNRKCKFCGQSYSISTATGNLGRHLSNRHPGYDKSDDSVSTPVSQPIVVKKPQTQAKASRVDFDHLNWLLTKWLILASLSPSTFEEKWLSNSFKFLNPNVHIWSSEKFQAVLNEVFKSMREDIRCMLANVTSKVSITLEFWTSYQQIFYMSVSCQWIDEQWSFHRLLLDISRVPSPYGSSEIYHTLTKVLKLYTLESRILSCTHDNSTNAFHAYHTLKEDLASQKPNPFCYVPCAAHALSSVIDDGLRSTKSVIAKIREFALEINSSSEMIEEFNQSTTNYQEGSWKFPLDVSARWSGTYQMLDIVRKASKTMEAIIRKHDETLGRLLLNSTEKNAINLIHTYLEPFYKTTNDICTNKLPTVGLVLFFMDHISETIAACRESRHSPDWLKNAAIDMGTKVRCYNDQVSNIFTYMTAILDPRIKIELIPESLNLDNYLEEARSHFVRNYSTTHFSSVATSYGSTQELEDGGNNNVSFAEEIARKRRRAAMGTATDELTQYLSEPTAPIPTDVLEWWKVNSTRYPRLSVMARDFLAVQATSMAPEDLFCSKGDEVERAKQSIPYSSIQCVLCIRSWIESGMKLKYKSTEIDYERLMELAGVGEDVAGCSEKKHK